A single region of the Lotus japonicus ecotype B-129 chromosome 4, LjGifu_v1.2 genome encodes:
- the LOC130712948 gene encoding uncharacterized protein LOC130712948: MALLQETKLDSTRIKILESFAKAVRMESVSIPATGSAGGLITLWNSATFTMESVIKNERFIGLLVKSLKDSLLLFIVNVYGPNADSERYDFFNLLTEALNVNNCCTILGGDFNAILNEGERTGNQGGVENCFSEFVAGSNLIDLPLQNDKYTWYSSRLGGIWSRLDRWLVSEEAINKFEGICQSVENWGLSDHRPIILTLGAINFGPKPFLFYNHWLLDKEFEQLVSQWWCSATVVGWSAFVLQEKLKGLKSVIKEWRGYAGSANREKITALETELQVTMDRLSSEGADATLRQKRLYILDVKGEVVKFFDDFHNTWKLVKGLNATFIALIPKHNNPSAVTDFRPISLIGSAYKLISKVLASRLQRVAPLLVSENQFAFTHGRQISDCILIANEVVDLLKKREDGGFLLKLDFAKAYDNVEWSFLLDILKEMNFGERWINWIRTCVSTATLSILVNGSSTSFFDMEKGLRQGDPLSPLLFNLCANGLSCMLNQLLGEVLFSGVRIGTGLALNHLQFADDTLLFCENDENQIDLLCNALLSFLFASGLKVNLHKTFLIGCNVEVSEVERIAGLYGWNIGQLPLLYLGAPLGGNPRRISFWEPMLDKLIRKRRTWNSKFISLSGRLTLMKAALCSVPLFLMAVFKAPIKVIGEVEKILRSFLWGKEENGRKIAWILWSLICKSHEHGGLGLGFVGWKNKALLLKWAWRFGVEHKSLWRRLLIAKYALDPRLLFFHMAMVEAKNWSILMQDIVNILYEDSLVAKGLKEGLIVNIGDGSNTRFWEDPWVDIMPLRNRFPRLFAMSSNKLSMVAEVGIIVQGKWTWDLAFRRDFFDWELEIHSTFINLINSHFPSRGSRDHICWCFESSGLFSVKGLCKWIEDKVNEGEQWALPSQVKKIVPPKVGLLFWQGCYNKIACKQNLLSRGVSLEDNGLCSLCSQAPETANHLFLHCLLSWSMWSDIVKREGVHGFFQTHWLI, encoded by the exons ATGGCCCTATTACAAGAGACGAAATTAGACTCCACTCGAATCAAGATTTTGGAGTCATTTGCCAAGGCTGTGAGAATGGAGAGTGTGTCCATACCTGCTACAGGTTCAGCGGGGGGATTAATAACTCTGTGGAACTCTGCTACCTTCACTATGGAATCAGTAATTAAAAACGAAAGATTCATCGGTCTGCTAGTAAAGTCATTAAAGGATTCCCTGTTGCTCTTCATTGTTAATGTCTACGGCCCCAATGCGGATAGTGAAAGGTATGATTTCTTCAATCTATTGACTGAGGCTCTGAATGTGAATAATTGTTGTACCATTCTGGGTGGGGATTTTAATGCTATCCTAAATGAAGGGGAAAGGACTGGTAATCAAGGAGGAGTGGAGAACTGCTTTTCTGAATTTGTAGCAGGCTCTAATCTTATTGATCTACCACTGCAAAATGACAAATATACATGGTACAGCTCGCGTTTGGGAGGAATTTGGAGTCGCCTAGATAGGTGGCTAGTGAGTGAAGAAGCCATAAACAAATTCGAAGGAATATGCCAATCGGTGGAAAATTGGGGATTATCAGACCATCGACCAATTATACTAACGTTGGGGGCCATTAATTTTGGACCCAAACCTTTCTTGTTCTATAATCATTGGCTCCTGGACAAAGAATTTGAACAATTGGTGTCACAATGGTGGTGTTCCGCTACAGTAGTGGGTTGGTCAGCTTTTGTACTACAAGAAAAATTGAAAGGACTGAAATCAGTAATAAAGGAATGGAGAGGCTACGCTGGTTCAGCTAATAGGGAAAAAATAACCGCTCTAGAAACGGAACTACAGGTGACTATGGACAGATTATCCTCAGAAGGGGCAGATGCAACACTTAGACAAAAACGGTTGTACATCCTCGATG TTAAGGGTGAAGTGGTGAAATTCTTTGATGATTTCCATAACACGTGGAAGTTAGTAAAAGGCCTTAATGCTACCTTCATAGCTCTAATTCCAAAACATAATAATCCCTCGGCTGTCACTGATTTCAGACCAATCAGTTTGATCGGTAGTGCTTATAAATTGATCTCTAAGGTACTAGCATCGAGATTACAGAGAGTTGCCCCCTTGCTGGTCTCAGAGAACCAATTTGCTTTCACACACGGGCGACAAATTTCTGACTGCATCCTTATTGCTAACGAGGTGGTTGATCTCTTGAAAAAGAGAGAAGACGGAGGATTTCTATTAAAACTTGATTTCGCCAAAGCATATGATAATGTGGAGTGGAGTTTCCTACTCGATATCCTCAAGGAAATGAACTTTGGTGAGCGATGGATCAATTGGATTCGTACTTGTGTCTCTACAGCTACTCTGTCAATCTTGGTAAATGGCTCATCTACAAGTTTCTTTGATATGGAAAAGGGGCTCCGACAAGGTGACCCGTTATCCCCCCTCTTATTTAATCTATGTGCAAATGGACTTTCTTGCATGTTGAACCAACTCTTAGGAGAAGTTCTCTTTAGTGGTGTGAGAATTGGAACTGGCCTAGCTCTGAACCACCTACAGTTTGCAGATGATACGCTACTGTTTTGTGAGAATGACGAAAACCAAATAGATCTGCTTTGCAATGCCTTATTGTCATTCCTCTTTGCGTCTGGACTCAAAGTGAATTTGCACAAGACATTTCTAATCGGGTGTAATGTTGAAGTGTCAGAGGTGGAAAGAATTGCTGGCCTTTATGGCTGGAATATTGGACAATTGCCATTACTCTACCTTGGTGCCCCCCTAGGTGGGAATCCTCGTCGTATCTCTTTTTGGGAACCAATGCTGGATAAACTTATAAGGAAAAGGCGGACATGGAATTCAAAATTCATCTCTTTAAGCGGTAGATTGACGCTGATGAAGGCAGCCCTTTGCTCGGTTCCTCTATTCCTAATGGCTGTATTCAAAGCACCTATAAAGGTCATAGGGGAAGTGGAGAAAATCTTACGTAGTTTCCTTTGGGGAAAGGAAGAGAATGGCAGAAAAATCGCTTGGATTCTGTGGTCCTTGATCTGCAAATCTCATGAACACGGGGGTCTTGGTCTTGGTTTCGTTGGGTGGAAGAACAAAGCTCTCTTACTCAAATGGGCTTGGCGCTTTGGAGTAGAACACAAAAGCTTGTGGAGGAGACTACTCATTGCTAAATATGCGCTGGACCCTAGGCTATTGTTCTTCCACATGGCTATGGTGGAAGCAAAAAATTGGTCCATTCTCATGCAAGACATTGTGAACATTTTGTATGAAGACTCCTTGGTAGCCAAAGGATTGAAAGAAGGACTGATTGTCAACATTGGAGATGGATCAAATACCAGATTCTGGGAAGATCCATGGGTAGATATTATGCCACTCCGAAATAGATTTCCTCGGCTGTTTGCCATGAGCTCGAATAAATTGAGCATGGTGGCAGAAGTGGGAATTATTGTGCAAGGGAAATGGACCTGGGACCTAGCATTCAGAAGAGATTTTTTTGATTGGGAATTGGAGATACATAGCACCTTCATCAACCTTATAAATAGTCATTTTCCTTCGAGAGGATCCAGGGACCACATATGCTGGTGTTTTGAAAGTTCCGGGTTATTCTCAGTGAAAGGATTATGCAAGTGGATCGAGGACAAGGTAAATGAAGGAGAACAATGGGCACTACCATCTCAGGTGAAGAAAATAGTCCCACCTAAGGTGGGATTGCTATTTTGGCAGGGGTGTTACAACAAGATAGCTTGCAAACAAAATCTTCTGAGTCGCGGGGTTTCTTTGGAGGACAATGGACTTTGCTCGCTATGCTCCCAAGCTCCTGAAACTGCTAATCACCTTTTCCTACACTGCCTGCTGTCTTGGAGCATGTGGAGCGACATAGTAAAAAGAGAAGGTGTTCATGGGTTCTTCCAAACTCACTGGTTGATCTAG